A genomic stretch from Pseudomonas sp. MUP55 includes:
- a CDS encoding MDR family MFS transporter, whose amino-acid sequence MTEAGEKTVSFRAWVAVIGGLFGCFMAGMNVHVTSAALPEIEGSLGATFEEGSWISTAYLVAEIVMIPLTAWLVQVFSLRRVMLVGSFVFLVASIACSWAPNLEVMIIIRVIQGAAGAVLIPLSFQLIITELPPSKIAMGMALFALSNSVAQAAGPSIGGWLTDAYSWRWIFYLQLAPGILLLLAVAWSIDAKPMQLSLLKRGDWGGILAMIVGLGGLQIVLEEGGRKDWFGSDFIVWMSLAAGVALVYFVLSQLYGSRSFINLRLLKSYNFGVASAAMFIFGGATFGLVFLVPNYLSQLQGYNAREIGISLIAYGMVQLVLAPFMPRLMKWLNPKLMVASGFFIMALGCYLGAHLDVDSAANVIIPSTVVRGIGQPLIMVALSVLAVSGLAKDEAGSASALFSMLRNLGGAVGTAGLTQIVAMRERFHSERVGESITLFSPSFQERLRAGMVDSEEFVFNQLLPAQQQVLEGLMHTVRREAYLMAYSDAFYVSCVALILCGVAALALRQQAKN is encoded by the coding sequence ATGACTGAGGCTGGCGAGAAAACCGTCTCCTTTCGCGCCTGGGTGGCCGTGATCGGCGGGCTGTTCGGCTGCTTCATGGCCGGCATGAACGTGCACGTCACCAGCGCCGCGTTGCCTGAAATCGAAGGCTCGCTGGGGGCGACCTTCGAAGAGGGTTCGTGGATCTCCACGGCGTACCTGGTCGCGGAAATCGTCATGATCCCGCTGACCGCCTGGCTGGTGCAGGTGTTCTCGCTGCGCCGCGTGATGCTGGTGGGCTCGTTTGTGTTTCTGGTGGCTTCGATTGCCTGCTCCTGGGCGCCCAACCTTGAAGTGATGATCATCATTCGGGTGATCCAGGGTGCCGCCGGCGCGGTGCTGATCCCGTTGTCGTTCCAGCTGATCATCACCGAGCTGCCGCCGAGCAAGATCGCCATGGGCATGGCCCTGTTCGCGTTATCCAACAGTGTGGCCCAGGCTGCCGGGCCGTCCATCGGCGGCTGGCTGACCGATGCCTATTCCTGGCGCTGGATCTTCTACCTGCAGCTGGCCCCCGGCATTCTCCTGCTGCTGGCGGTGGCGTGGTCCATCGATGCCAAACCCATGCAACTGAGCCTGCTCAAACGCGGCGACTGGGGCGGCATCCTGGCCATGATCGTCGGCCTGGGCGGATTGCAGATCGTGCTCGAAGAAGGCGGGCGCAAAGACTGGTTCGGCTCCGACTTCATCGTGTGGATGTCACTGGCCGCCGGCGTCGCCCTGGTGTACTTCGTGCTGTCGCAACTGTACGGCAGCCGCTCATTCATCAACCTGCGCTTGCTCAAAAGCTACAACTTCGGCGTGGCGAGCGCGGCGATGTTCATTTTTGGCGGGGCCACGTTCGGCCTGGTGTTTCTGGTGCCCAATTACCTGTCCCAATTGCAGGGCTACAACGCCCGGGAAATCGGGATCAGCCTCATTGCCTACGGCATGGTGCAACTGGTACTGGCACCGTTCATGCCGCGCCTGATGAAATGGCTCAACCCCAAGCTGATGGTGGCCAGCGGCTTTTTCATCATGGCCCTGGGCTGTTATCTCGGCGCGCACCTGGACGTGGACAGCGCCGCCAACGTGATCATCCCGTCCACCGTGGTACGGGGTATCGGACAGCCGTTGATCATGGTGGCGCTGTCAGTGCTGGCCGTGTCGGGGCTGGCCAAGGATGAAGCCGGTTCCGCTTCGGCGTTGTTTTCCATGCTGCGCAACCTGGGTGGGGCCGTGGGCACTGCCGGGCTGACGCAGATCGTCGCCATGCGCGAGCGCTTTCATTCCGAGCGTGTCGGCGAATCGATCACTCTGTTTTCCCCGTCGTTCCAGGAGCGCCTGCGCGCGGGCATGGTGGACAGCGAAGAATTCGTTTTCAACCAACTGTTGCCCGCCCAGCAGCAAGTCCTTGAGGGCCTGATGCACACCGTGCGTCGCGAGGCCTACTTGATGGCCTACAGCGATGCGTTCTACGTGTCCTGTGTCGCCTTGATCCTGTGCGGTGTGGCGGCATTGGCTTTACGTCAGCAAGCAAAGAATTGA
- a CDS encoding HlyD family secretion protein, translating to MNIAVDEKTTVQDEQEHVLEQLMHARKQRRKRNLILLGGAALLIGAVAFGVYWMTVGRYLEQTDDAYVRADWIPISPRVSGYVAQVLVEDDQPVKAGDVLVRIEDRDYQARLAQARAELAEVHASIAAQQANLQVTDSLIAQQKAGVAQAEAHTRSVGAELRRASLDQRRYEGLVREHAASAQRLESAAASYTQASAAVEIARAMQRQQETRLNVAITRRQLADASLQQQIARRGQAEAQLKLADHALEDTLIRSPIDGVVGQRKVRTRQYVAPGLPLLAVVPLQQAYVVANYKETQLRDMRAGQAVDISVDSYSGRKLKGHVVSFSPGSGAVFALLPSDNATGNFTKIVQRFPVKIMIDQHDDGGPILPGMSVVTTVDTRPTVQGAAHD from the coding sequence ATGAATATCGCTGTTGATGAAAAAACCACTGTGCAGGATGAGCAGGAGCATGTGCTCGAACAACTCATGCACGCCCGCAAGCAACGCCGCAAACGCAACCTGATCCTGCTCGGTGGTGCGGCGTTATTGATCGGCGCAGTGGCGTTCGGTGTGTATTGGATGACGGTTGGGCGCTACCTGGAACAGACCGACGACGCCTACGTGCGTGCCGACTGGATTCCCATCAGTCCACGGGTGTCGGGGTACGTGGCCCAGGTGCTGGTGGAGGACGACCAGCCCGTCAAGGCAGGCGATGTGCTGGTGCGCATCGAGGACCGCGATTACCAGGCGCGCTTGGCCCAGGCCCGTGCAGAGTTGGCCGAAGTGCACGCCTCCATCGCTGCCCAGCAAGCCAACCTGCAAGTCACCGACAGCCTGATCGCCCAGCAAAAGGCCGGCGTGGCTCAGGCTGAGGCGCACACCCGCAGCGTGGGGGCGGAGTTGCGCCGCGCCAGCCTGGATCAGCGTCGCTATGAAGGCTTGGTGCGCGAACATGCCGCCAGCGCCCAACGTCTGGAAAGCGCGGCTGCCAGCTACACCCAGGCCAGCGCCGCGGTGGAAATTGCCCGGGCGATGCAGCGCCAGCAGGAAACCCGCCTGAACGTCGCCATTACCCGACGCCAATTGGCCGATGCCTCGCTGCAGCAGCAGATAGCCCGGCGCGGCCAGGCCGAGGCCCAGTTGAAACTGGCGGACCATGCGCTGGAAGACACCTTGATCCGCTCGCCGATCGACGGCGTGGTGGGGCAGCGCAAGGTGCGCACCCGCCAGTACGTCGCGCCGGGGCTGCCGCTGCTGGCGGTGGTGCCCTTGCAGCAGGCCTACGTGGTGGCCAACTACAAGGAAACCCAATTGCGCGACATGCGCGCCGGGCAAGCGGTGGATATCAGCGTCGACAGCTATTCGGGACGCAAGCTCAAGGGCCATGTGGTGAGTTTCTCGCCCGGCTCGGGGGCGGTGTTCGCGCTGCTGCCGTCGGACAATGCCACCGGCAACTTCACCAAGATCGTGCAGCGTTTTCCGGTGAAGATCATGATTGATCAGCACGATGACGGCGGCCCCATCCTGCCGGGTATGTCGGTGGTCACCACGGTGGATACCCGTCCCACTGTCCAGGGCGCCGCGCATGACTGA
- a CDS encoding TolC family protein, whose protein sequence is MGSPSFSMRHSRLSLLGAAVVWLAGCSSWVAHAPAQPHPQRIDALSRLPQGVSAQPLPDRWWQLYNDPQLDALVQQALAHNRDLAAAQAHVQSMLAAIMQADAERWPSTQASVGAVYGKTADDQTLAKATDSHAPSQWAFNPGFELAYQVDVWGQVQRSIERAQVQAAAAQDAEDLLRITVAAQTTRAYVNACALGARAKVQRHSLEVVGHSLALTDRQRQAGVVTDLEYSRMQALQGETLALLPMLEARRQTALYELAMLTGVADLEQGSGAATCEVVPQLTGALPVGDGWQLLARRPDIRQAERALQAATLQVDIVQADLYPKVTFGASVSSSASKPHELGDSSAVMFGIGPLITWQFPNWRANRARVNQARALEQVEVAQFEASVLKALKDVRQALALYDGERQRHAALSQALESSRHAYQLAQFNYEAGSIDFLDVLDSERELIRLQATQADADGQLLQRQISLFRALGGGWQSTPTPAAAPTHASVTFSGTQP, encoded by the coding sequence ATGGGTTCGCCTTCTTTTTCCATGCGGCACAGCCGTCTTTCGCTCCTGGGCGCGGCCGTCGTCTGGTTGGCGGGGTGTTCCTCGTGGGTGGCCCATGCGCCGGCGCAACCGCACCCCCAGCGCATCGATGCGTTGAGCCGCCTGCCGCAAGGTGTGTCGGCCCAGCCCTTACCCGACCGTTGGTGGCAGTTGTACAACGATCCCCAACTCGACGCCCTGGTGCAGCAAGCGCTGGCGCACAACCGCGACCTGGCGGCGGCACAGGCTCATGTGCAGTCGATGCTGGCCGCAATCATGCAAGCCGACGCCGAGCGCTGGCCGTCCACTCAAGCGTCAGTGGGCGCGGTCTATGGCAAGACGGCCGACGATCAGACCCTGGCCAAGGCCACCGACAGCCACGCGCCATCGCAGTGGGCCTTCAACCCTGGCTTCGAACTGGCTTACCAGGTGGATGTGTGGGGCCAGGTCCAGCGCAGCATCGAACGGGCGCAGGTGCAGGCGGCGGCGGCTCAGGATGCCGAAGACCTGCTGCGCATCACGGTCGCCGCGCAAACCACCCGCGCCTACGTGAATGCCTGCGCCCTGGGCGCGCGCGCCAAGGTGCAGCGCCATTCGCTGGAAGTGGTCGGGCACAGCCTGGCATTGACCGATCGCCAGCGTCAGGCCGGTGTGGTGACCGATCTTGAATACAGCCGCATGCAGGCCCTGCAGGGCGAAACCCTGGCCTTGCTGCCCATGCTGGAGGCGCGCCGCCAGACCGCGTTGTACGAGCTGGCGATGCTCACCGGCGTGGCTGATCTGGAGCAGGGCTCGGGCGCTGCGACATGCGAAGTGGTGCCGCAACTGACTGGCGCGCTGCCGGTGGGCGATGGCTGGCAATTGCTGGCGCGCCGCCCGGATATTCGCCAGGCCGAGCGAGCGCTGCAAGCGGCCACGTTGCAAGTGGATATCGTCCAGGCCGACCTGTACCCGAAGGTGACCTTTGGTGCATCCGTGTCTTCTTCTGCCAGCAAACCCCATGAACTGGGGGACAGCAGCGCGGTGATGTTCGGCATTGGCCCGCTGATTACCTGGCAATTCCCCAACTGGCGTGCCAACCGTGCACGGGTCAACCAGGCTCGCGCGCTTGAGCAGGTGGAGGTCGCGCAGTTCGAGGCGAGCGTGCTCAAGGCCCTCAAGGATGTGCGCCAGGCCCTGGCGTTGTACGACGGCGAGCGTCAACGCCACGCGGCCTTGAGTCAGGCCCTGGAGAGCAGTCGGCACGCCTACCAGCTGGCGCAGTTCAACTACGAAGCCGGCTCCATCGACTTTCTCGACGTGCTCGACAGCGAGCGTGAGCTGATCCGCCTGCAAGCCACCCAAGCCGATGCCGACGGCCAGTTGCTGCAGCGCCAGATCAGTCTGTTTCGCGCCCTGGGCGGCGGCTGGCAATCCACCCCCACCCCTGCTGCTGCGCCCACTCACGCCTCTGTCACTTTTTCCGGTACCCAGCCATGA
- a CDS encoding helix-turn-helix transcriptional regulator — protein MNAHTALAALTGNYGHGDIVASHRHDEGQLVYAINGVMLVSVVGTTWVVPSGHALWVPSGQEHQIRMTGEVRMRTLLITPGAHRALTEECHVIRVSPLLRELIIAAAETPDSEPAVLRHVQIVDLIFSELDRAQRVLAHVPIPDEPRLKSLCADFIDNPSQESKLESWAVQLNMSSRTLARLFQKELGMSYGEWRKRTRLLLSMQRLACGVSILEVALEHGYQSPSAFTAMFKRTMGYTPSNCRLV, from the coding sequence ATGAATGCGCACACCGCATTGGCGGCGCTTACCGGTAACTACGGTCATGGCGACATCGTTGCCTCGCATCGGCATGACGAAGGCCAACTGGTCTACGCCATCAACGGTGTGATGCTGGTATCGGTCGTCGGCACCACCTGGGTGGTGCCTTCCGGGCACGCGCTGTGGGTGCCGTCGGGGCAGGAGCACCAGATCCGCATGACGGGCGAGGTGCGCATGCGCACGTTGCTGATCACCCCCGGCGCGCACCGTGCCTTGACCGAGGAATGCCACGTTATACGCGTGTCACCACTGCTGCGTGAGTTGATCATCGCAGCGGCCGAAACGCCTGACAGCGAGCCGGCCGTGCTGCGTCATGTGCAGATCGTCGACCTGATCTTCTCCGAACTCGACCGCGCGCAGAGGGTTTTGGCGCATGTGCCGATTCCGGACGAACCGCGGCTCAAGTCGCTGTGTGCCGACTTTATCGACAACCCATCCCAGGAGTCGAAACTGGAGAGCTGGGCGGTACAACTCAATATGAGTTCGCGCACCCTGGCTCGGCTGTTCCAGAAAGAGCTGGGCATGAGTTATGGCGAGTGGCGTAAGCGCACGCGGCTGCTGCTCAGCATGCAGCGCCTGGCGTGTGGCGTGTCCATTCTGGAAGTGGCGCTCGAGCATGGCTACCAGAGCCCGAGCGCGTTCACCGCAATGTTCAAACGCACCATGGGCTACACCCCCAGCAACTGCCGGCTGGTCTGA
- the leuA gene encoding 2-isopropylmalate synthase — MMLKDPSSKYRHFTTVDLPDRQWPSIVQAAAPTWCSVDMRDGNQALIEPMNAERKRRFFELLVKVGFKEIEVGFPAASQTDFDYVRELIDSGAIPDDVTIQVMTQARSHLIERTFEALKGAPRAIVHVYNATAPVFREVVFGVDRAGCIDIATQATREIKRHMDNNPDTQWTFQYSPETFCFTELDFALQVCEAVTDAFGPTPSNKMILNLPTTVEVSTANVFADQIEWFCRHFSRRDSVVISVHPHNDRGTGVATAEQACLAGAERVEGTLFGNGERTGNVDILTLAMNLYTSGIDPQLDFSDIIHVQREVEFCNQLPTHPRHPYAGELVFTAFSGSHQDAIKKGFAARQANPNGLWEVPYLPIDPADMGRSYEAVIRVNSQSGKGGVAYLLEQHGIVMPRRLQIEFSSLVQQEADASGQEVSGEMILACFTRHYLDQGKPYTLLQPKLVSEGNVTYLEGTLTGGERPLELSGEGNGPLAALVDAFAQRGIHFDIADYHEHATRDGAQAEALAYVEIRVNNQLLFGAARDGSILLASLKAVTSAVNRASRLGLLSVVTAAVPS; from the coding sequence ATGATGCTCAAGGACCCTTCCAGCAAATACCGCCATTTCACCACCGTGGATCTGCCTGACCGCCAATGGCCCAGCATCGTGCAGGCGGCAGCGCCGACCTGGTGCAGTGTCGATATGCGTGATGGCAACCAGGCTTTGATCGAGCCCATGAATGCCGAGCGCAAGCGCCGCTTCTTCGAGTTGCTGGTCAAGGTGGGCTTCAAGGAGATCGAGGTGGGCTTTCCTGCCGCGTCGCAGACCGATTTCGATTACGTGCGTGAGTTGATCGACAGTGGCGCGATTCCCGACGATGTGACTATCCAGGTAATGACGCAAGCGCGCAGCCATTTGATCGAGCGCACGTTTGAAGCCCTGAAAGGCGCCCCGCGAGCCATCGTGCATGTGTACAACGCCACCGCGCCGGTATTTCGAGAGGTGGTGTTCGGTGTTGATCGCGCCGGCTGCATCGACATTGCCACCCAGGCAACGCGCGAGATCAAGCGTCACATGGACAACAATCCAGATACCCAATGGACGTTCCAGTATTCCCCGGAAACCTTCTGTTTCACTGAGTTGGATTTTGCGCTGCAGGTTTGCGAGGCGGTGACGGACGCCTTCGGACCGACCCCGTCGAACAAGATGATCCTGAATCTGCCGACCACCGTGGAAGTCTCTACGGCGAATGTCTTCGCGGATCAGATCGAATGGTTCTGCCGGCATTTCAGCCGGCGCGACAGCGTGGTCATCAGTGTTCACCCGCATAACGATCGGGGTACTGGGGTTGCGACCGCCGAACAGGCGTGCCTGGCCGGAGCCGAACGTGTCGAGGGCACGTTGTTCGGGAACGGCGAGCGAACCGGCAACGTGGACATCCTGACACTGGCAATGAACCTCTACACCAGCGGCATCGACCCGCAACTGGATTTTTCGGACATCATCCATGTGCAGCGCGAAGTCGAATTCTGCAATCAACTGCCCACGCACCCGCGCCATCCTTACGCAGGGGAGTTGGTGTTCACCGCGTTTTCCGGATCGCACCAGGACGCGATCAAAAAAGGTTTTGCTGCCCGCCAAGCCAATCCCAATGGGCTGTGGGAAGTTCCTTACCTGCCGATTGACCCTGCCGACATGGGACGCAGCTATGAGGCGGTGATTCGCGTCAACAGCCAGTCGGGCAAAGGTGGTGTGGCGTATCTGCTGGAGCAGCACGGCATTGTGATGCCGCGCCGTTTGCAGATTGAATTCAGCAGCCTGGTTCAGCAGGAAGCCGATGCGTCGGGCCAGGAAGTCAGTGGCGAGATGATCCTGGCCTGCTTTACCCGGCACTATCTGGATCAAGGCAAGCCTTACACCTTGCTGCAGCCCAAACTGGTCAGCGAAGGCAACGTGACGTATCTGGAAGGCACGCTGACAGGTGGCGAGCGCCCCCTCGAGCTGAGCGGCGAAGGTAATGGTCCGCTGGCGGCGCTGGTCGATGCGTTCGCGCAACGCGGCATCCACTTCGACATCGCCGACTACCACGAACATGCTACCCGCGACGGTGCCCAGGCTGAGGCATTGGCCTATGTGGAGATCCGCGTGAACAACCAGTTGCTGTTCGGTGCCGCCCGCGATGGCAGCATCTTGCTGGCGTCCCTCAAGGCAGTGACGAGCGCCGTCAACCGTGCATCGCGCCTGGGCCTGCTCAGCGTGGTGACTGCCGCGGTGCCTTCCTGA
- the queE gene encoding 7-carboxy-7-deazaguanine synthase QueE: MQDTLRITEVFYSLQGETRTAGLPTVFVRLTGCPLRCQYCDSAYAFSGGTVRTLEDILEQVAGYRPRYVCVTGGEPLAQPNAIPLLKQLCDAGYEVSLETSGALDISAVDPRVSRVVDLKTPDSKEAHRNRYENIDLLTANDQVKFVICSREDYDWATSKLIQYGLERRAGEVLFSPSHHDLNARELADWIVADNLPVRLQLQLHKYLWNDEPGR, encoded by the coding sequence ATGCAAGACACATTACGTATTACCGAAGTTTTTTACTCATTACAGGGTGAAACGCGCACCGCAGGGCTGCCTACCGTATTTGTACGGCTTACCGGCTGCCCCTTGCGTTGCCAATATTGCGACAGCGCTTACGCCTTCAGCGGCGGCACCGTGCGTACCCTTGAAGACATTCTGGAACAGGTTGCCGGCTACCGGCCGCGCTACGTCTGTGTGACGGGCGGCGAGCCGTTGGCGCAACCCAATGCCATTCCCTTGCTCAAGCAACTGTGCGACGCCGGCTACGAGGTCTCGCTGGAAACCAGCGGCGCCTTGGACATCTCTGCGGTAGACCCGCGTGTGAGTCGGGTGGTCGACCTCAAGACCCCCGACTCCAAGGAAGCCCACCGCAACCGCTACGAGAACATCGACTTGCTGACGGCTAACGATCAGGTCAAGTTCGTCATCTGTTCGCGTGAGGATTATGACTGGGCGACCTCCAAGCTGATCCAGTATGGCCTGGAGCGACGCGCGGGCGAGGTGCTATTTTCCCCAAGCCATCACGACCTGAACGCCCGTGAATTGGCAGACTGGATCGTTGCGGACAACCTGCCGGTACGCCTGCAATTGCAGTTGCACAAATACCTGTGGAACGACGAACCAGGGCGCTGA